The genome window GTACAACACCAGCATGACCACCAGCAGCAACAGGCTGGCGAGTTGGGCAGCGCTGGAAAGGCTGAAAAAGCCGTACCACGTTTTGTAGATAGCGGTGGTAAAGGTGTCGAAATTGAATACCGAGACTGCGCCGAAATCTGCAAGGGTCTCCATCAACGCCAACGCTACGCCAGCACCAATCGCCGGGCGCGCCATGGGCAGCGCGACGTGCCAGAACGCTTGCCAGGGTGACTGGCCAAGCACGCGCGCCGCCTCCAGCAGGCCTTTGCCCTGAGCCAAAAACGCGGTGCGCGCCAGAAGATAGACATAGGGGTAGAACACCAGCACCAACACGATGATCACACCGCCAGTGGAACGCACGCGCGGCAGACGCAGACCGCTGCCCCACCATTCGCGCAGCAGGGTTTGTACCGGGCCTGCGAAATCGAGCAGGCCGACAAACACAAAGGCCAGCACGTAGGCGGGAATAGCGAAGGGCAACATCAGCGCCCAGTCGAGCCAGCGCCGCCCGGGAAATTCGCAGAGGCTGGTCAGCCAGGCCAGGCTCACGCCCAGCAGCGTCACACCGACACCGACGCCCAACACCAGGGTCAGCGTGTTGCCCAGCAGACGTGGCATCTGCGTGTCCCACAGGTGCGCCCAGATCTGTGTGTCGATGCTCTGCCAGGACAGCAACAGCACGCTCAGCGGCAGCAGTACCAGAGCGGCGACGGTGAAGACCGGCAGGTACCAGCGGCGTTGGGCGGGGTGGGCCAATGAAAAATTCTCAGAATGTCAGTTGTCTTGAAAACACCACCAACCCATGCAGGAACGGGCGTGCTCGCGAAAGAGGTGTATCAGTCACACATGTATCGACTGACACGACGCCTTCGCGAGCACACCCGCTCCCACATGTTGATCAGCGGCGTTCTAAAATTTTAGTTCCAGCCGGCGCGGTCCATCAGGCGAATGGCCTCAGCCTGGCGCTTGCCTGCCACCTCCACCGGCAAGGTATCGGCGATGAACTTGCCCCAGGTCGCTACTTCCGCTGATGGCGGCACGGCGGGGTTAGCCGGGAACTCCTGGTTCACATCGGCAAAAATCTTCTGCGCCTCAGCCGTAGTCATCCACTCCACCAGGGCCTTGGCAGCCTCCGGGTGCGGTGCGTGCTTGGTCAGGCCAATGCCCGACAGGTTCACGTGTACGCCACGGTCGCCCTGGTTCGGCCAGAACAGCTTCACCGCCAGGTCCGGCTTCTGCTTGTGCAGGCGACCATAGTAGTAGGTGTTGACGATACCCACGTCGCACTGCCCGGCGTTAATGGCTTCGAGCACTGCGATGTCATCGGAGAACACGTCGGTGGACAGGTTGTTGACCCAGCCTTTGACGATTTCTTCAGTCTTGGCCGCGCCATGGGTTTCGATCAGGGTGGCCGTCAGCGACTGGTTGTAGACCTTTTTCGCTGTGCGCAGGCACAGTCGACCTTCCCACTGCTTGTCGGCCAGGGCTTCATAGGTGGTCAAGTCGCCCGGTTTTACGCGGTCAGTGGAATAGGCGATGGTCCGCGCACGCAGGCTAAGGCCAGTCCATGCGTGGCTGGAGGCGCGGTATTGCAGGGGAATGTTCTTGTCGATCACCGCAGAGGTGAACGGTTGCAGGATGCCCATTTGCTCGGCCTGCCAGAGGTTGCCGGCGTCGACGGTCAGCAGCAGGTCAGCGGTGGCGTTTTCGCCTTCGGCCTTGATCCGCTGCATCAGCGGGGCTTCCTTGTCGGTGATGAACTTCACCTGCACCCCGGTTTTCTGGGTGTAGGCGTCGAACACCGGCTTGATCAGTTCGTCGATACGCGAGGAGTAGACCACGACTTCGTCGGCCGCCTGCACGGTGGTGCTGCCGATAAGGGTGAGTGCCAGGGCAGTCAGGAGGCGCTTGGGTGCCAACATGGGTGCGGTCTCTCATTTGCAAAAAGAAGGCAAATGATAAGGACTCACATTTGGTAGCGCTCGGTGGAGGCGTTACCAGATGTTGCATGGCCGGATTGGCGCGAGCGCTGATGGCCTCATCGCGGGCAAGCCCGGCTCCCACAGAGACTGCATTTCAAGTCAGGGCTTGGCCAGCTCCGGCAGATCGCCCGTCAACCCCAGGGCCTGACGTACAAAAACCGCTTTGGCTTCGGGCATCTGGTCGACCATTTTCAACCCGGCGTTGCGCAGCCAGCGTAAAGGCAGTTGATCGGCCTGGAACAACCGCTCAAAACCTTCCATCGCCGCCATCAGCGCCAGGTTGTGCGGCATGCGCCGGCGCTCGTAGCGGCTCAGCACCTTCACATCGGCCAGGCGCTCGCCGCGCTCGGTGGCCGCCAGCAACACTTCGGCCAGCACTGCTGCATCGAGAAAACCCAGGTTCACGCCTTGCCCCGCCAACGGGTGGATCACATGGGCGGCATCGCCGATCAACGCCAGGCCTTCGGCCACATAGCGCTTGGCGTGGCGTTGACGCAAGGGCACACAAACGCGCGGGTCGGCGCTGATCACTGTGCCGAGCCGCCCTTCAAAGGCGCGCTCCAGTTCACGGCAAAAGCTGTCGTCATCCAGCGCCATCAAGCGCTCGGATTCCGCCGGGGTGGTCGACCAGACGATCGAACACCACTCCTCTTGCCCCTCCCGTACCAGCGGTAAAAATGCCAGCGGGCCGCTATCGGTGAAGCGTTGCCATGCCGTGCGCTGGTGAGCCTGGCTGCTGCGCACGCTGGTGACGATGGCGTTATGCAGGTAATCCCACTCGCGCGTCGCGGTGCCGGTCAGGCGGCGCACAGCGGAGTTGGCACCGTCGGCGGCAACCACCAGCGGTGCACGCAATTTGCGGCCGTCGGCCAAGGTCAGCAGCCAGTCATCACCGGAGCGACGCATCTGTTCCAGGCGCGCATTGGCGAGCAAGCCCAAGTCGCAATCGTGCAGGCGGTCCAGCAACGCGTCCTGAACCACGCGGTTCTCGACGATATGCCCCAGCACTTCGGCGTGCACGCTGGCCGCTGAAAAGTGGATTTGCCCCGTGCCGCTGCCGTCCCACACCTGCATCTCGCCATAGGGGCTGGCGCGCCGCGACACAATGCCGTCCCACACGCCCAGGCGCTCGAGGATGCGCTGGCTGGCGGCCGACAAGGCACTCACGCGGGGCTCGAAGGCTGCGTCCTGATCGAACGGCTTGACGCTCAGCGGGCTGCCATCGAGCAGCAGCACTTGCAGGCCACTGCCCTGCAACGCCAGCGCCAAGGCGCTCCCGACCATTCCGGCCCCGACAATCAGCACATCTGCGCGCATGTCCATGCTTTAAGCCTGTCTCGCTGGCGGCTTGCGCCGCACGTAAAGGGTTTTGTCGACCCGCGCCACCAGGGTGCCGGAGCCGTCATGAATCTGCACCTGAAGCTGGGGCAAGTACTTCTCACCCCCTTCAGTCTGTCGACGAATCTCGTCCAGCAAGGCGTCGTCGATGGAAAATTCGGCGTACACCGGGCCTTTGCCCGGCGAGATGAAATCGATGCTCGCAGCCTTGTCCCAGACGATGTAGTCGCGGCCCAGGTTCTCCATCAACAGCAACATGTAGAACGGATCGACCATCGAATACAAGCTGCCGCCAAATTGCGTGCCGACGTAATTACGGTTGTACCAGCCCAGCCCCATGCGCACTTTGACATGACGAAAGTCAGCGCTCATGTGCTGCACGCTGATCCCCGCCCCGAGATAGGGCGGATAAAGGGTCATGACCCAACGCAACAGCCGCGCTTTACCCAACCGTTGGACCAACCACTTACGCATCGGGGCGCGTACCCAAGCCCATGGCCTGACGGGCGAACCAGCGTTTGGCCGGCGGGAGCAGGTCCAGGCCCAGCAGGCCCATATTACGCCCCATGGCCACCAAGGGTTGAGCACTGCCAAACAGGCGCGTGACTTGATCGGAGAACCCCACCGTGAGCTTCTGATCCAGGTGCTGGCGCTCGCGATAACGCTGCAACGTCGCCAGGTCACCCGGCACCGCCGGCCCAGCCAGCAAGGCTTCGGCCAAGGCATTCGCATCGCGCAGGGACAGGTTGAAACCCTGCCCGGCAATCGGGTGCAGGCTGTGAGCCGCATTGCCGAGGACCGCCAGGTGAGAGCGGACTTGTTCTTCCGCCTCCACCAGAGTCAGCGGGTACAAATGACGGGCGCCCACTTGCTTCAGGGTGCCCAGGCGGTAGCCGAACACGCCCTGCAATTCGCTCAAGAAACTGCGTTCATCAAGGTTGGCCAGGCGCTGTGCGTCCATGCCGATGCGGGTCCAGACCAGCGCGCAACGATTGTCCGGCAGCGGCAGCAAGGCCATCGGGCCTTCATCGGTGAAGCGCTCGAAGGCTTCGCCGTTGTGCGCTTCGCTTGGGGTGATGTTGGCGATCAGCGCACTCTGGTTGTACGGGCGTGTTTTTACACCGATGCCTAATTGCTCGCGCAGACCGGAGCGGCCCCCATCGGCCAGCACCGCAAGGTCGCACTCCAATACGGTTTCATCATTGAGGGTCAGGCGATAGCCATCGGGCAGCGGCTCCATGCGCGTGACTTCGGCCGGGCAGCGCCAGCTCACCACTTCTTTGTCCAAACCTTGCCACAGGCATTGGCCGAGCCAGGCGTTTTCCACCACATAACCGAGGGCAGGCACGCCCTCCTCCATCGCGGATAACCGCGCAGTGGAGAAACGCCCACGGTCCGACACATGAATCTGCTTGATCGGCTCGGCGCGGCGGGAGATGGCTTGCCACAGGCCCAAGCGCTGATAAATCTGACGAGCGCCGTAAGACAACGCCGAGGAACGCGCATCGTAGCTCGGCTGATACGTGTCACCCGGCGCAAACGGTTCGATCAGCACGATGTTCCAACCCCGCGCCTTGGCGCCCGCTTGCAACGCCAGCGCCAGGCTCGCACCCACCAGGCCGCCGCCGATGATCGCCAGGTTAACGCGGCTCATCGGGCAGCCGCCATCAGCGCTTCGATCTCGACAACCGTCTTGGGCACGCCGCCGGTCAGGATTTCACAGCCTTGCTTGGTCACCACCACGTCGTCCTCGATGCGCACGCCAATGCCACGCCATTTCTTTGCCACATTCTGGTTGTCCGGCGATATATAGATGCCGGGTTCCACGGTCAACGCCATGCCGACTTCCAACACGCGCCATTCGCCACCGACCTTGTACTCGCCCACATCGTGTACATCCATGCCCAACCAGTGTCCGGCACGGTGCATATAGAAGGTCCGGTACGCTTCGCTGGCGATCAATTCGTCGACATCGCCCTGCAACAGGCCCAGTTTCACCAGCCCGGTGGTAATGACTTTTACCGTCGCCTCATGGGCCTGGTTCCAATGTTTGTTCGGCGCAATTTCGGCAAAGGCCGCTTCCTGGGACGCCAGCACAATCTCGTAAATCGCTTTTTGCTCGGGCGAAAACGTACCGTTGACCGGCCAGGTGCGAGTGATGTCGCTGGCGTAGCAGTCAATCTCACAACCGGCGTCGATCAGCACCAGGTCGCCATCCTTGAGCACTGCGTCATTCTGCTGGTAATGCAAAATGCAGCTGTTGCGCCCGGCGGCGACGATGGAGCCATAGGCCGGCATTTTCGCGCCGCCCTTACGAAACTCGTAATCCAGCTCGGCTTCCAGGCTGAACTCATACAACCCCGCGCGACTGGCCTGCATGGCCTTCACGTGGGCCGCACAGGAAATTCGTGCGGCCTCGCGCATCACCTTC of Pseudomonas fluorescens contains these proteins:
- a CDS encoding extracellular solute-binding protein encodes the protein MLAPKRLLTALALTLIGSTTVQAADEVVVYSSRIDELIKPVFDAYTQKTGVQVKFITDKEAPLMQRIKAEGENATADLLLTVDAGNLWQAEQMGILQPFTSAVIDKNIPLQYRASSHAWTGLSLRARTIAYSTDRVKPGDLTTYEALADKQWEGRLCLRTAKKVYNQSLTATLIETHGAAKTEEIVKGWVNNLSTDVFSDDIAVLEAINAGQCDVGIVNTYYYGRLHKQKPDLAVKLFWPNQGDRGVHVNLSGIGLTKHAPHPEAAKALVEWMTTAEAQKIFADVNQEFPANPAVPPSAEVATWGKFIADTLPVEVAGKRQAEAIRLMDRAGWN
- the ubiH gene encoding 2-octaprenyl-6-methoxyphenyl hydroxylase: MSRVNLAIIGGGLVGASLALALQAGAKARGWNIVLIEPFAPGDTYQPSYDARSSALSYGARQIYQRLGLWQAISRRAEPIKQIHVSDRGRFSTARLSAMEEGVPALGYVVENAWLGQCLWQGLDKEVVSWRCPAEVTRMEPLPDGYRLTLNDETVLECDLAVLADGGRSGLREQLGIGVKTRPYNQSALIANITPSEAHNGEAFERFTDEGPMALLPLPDNRCALVWTRIGMDAQRLANLDERSFLSELQGVFGYRLGTLKQVGARHLYPLTLVEAEEQVRSHLAVLGNAAHSLHPIAGQGFNLSLRDANALAEALLAGPAVPGDLATLQRYRERQHLDQKLTVGFSDQVTRLFGSAQPLVAMGRNMGLLGLDLLPPAKRWFARQAMGLGTRPDA
- the pepP gene encoding Xaa-Pro aminopeptidase; translated protein: MIHIPKAEYTRRRKALMAQMEPNSIAILPAAAVAIRNRDVEHVYRQDSDFQYLSGFPEPEAVIVLMPGRQHGEYVLFCRERNAERELWDGLRAGTEGAIRDFGADDAFPITDIDDILPGLIEGRDRVYSAMGSNAEFDRHVMEWINVIRSKAHLGAQPPNEFVALDHLLHDMRLYKSAAEVKVMREAARISCAAHVKAMQASRAGLYEFSLEAELDYEFRKGGAKMPAYGSIVAAGRNSCILHYQQNDAVLKDGDLVLIDAGCEIDCYASDITRTWPVNGTFSPEQKAIYEIVLASQEAAFAEIAPNKHWNQAHEATVKVITTGLVKLGLLQGDVDELIASEAYRTFYMHRAGHWLGMDVHDVGEYKVGGEWRVLEVGMALTVEPGIYISPDNQNVAKKWRGIGVRIEDDVVVTKQGCEILTGGVPKTVVEIEALMAAAR
- a CDS encoding 2-octaprenyl-3-methyl-6-methoxy-1,4-benzoquinol hydroxylase is translated as MRADVLIVGAGMVGSALALALQGSGLQVLLLDGSPLSVKPFDQDAAFEPRVSALSAASQRILERLGVWDGIVSRRASPYGEMQVWDGSGTGQIHFSAASVHAEVLGHIVENRVVQDALLDRLHDCDLGLLANARLEQMRRSGDDWLLTLADGRKLRAPLVVAADGANSAVRRLTGTATREWDYLHNAIVTSVRSSQAHQRTAWQRFTDSGPLAFLPLVREGQEEWCSIVWSTTPAESERLMALDDDSFCRELERAFEGRLGTVISADPRVCVPLRQRHAKRYVAEGLALIGDAAHVIHPLAGQGVNLGFLDAAVLAEVLLAATERGERLADVKVLSRYERRRMPHNLALMAAMEGFERLFQADQLPLRWLRNAGLKMVDQMPEAKAVFVRQALGLTGDLPELAKP
- a CDS encoding DUF4442 domain-containing protein is translated as MRKWLVQRLGKARLLRWVMTLYPPYLGAGISVQHMSADFRHVKVRMGLGWYNRNYVGTQFGGSLYSMVDPFYMLLLMENLGRDYIVWDKAASIDFISPGKGPVYAEFSIDDALLDEIRRQTEGGEKYLPQLQVQIHDGSGTLVARVDKTLYVRRKPPARQA